The genome window GATTGGACAAAACATAAGATAAATCAAAACTATAAGTGAGGTTAGAACTTTTGAATACGGAATTTTGGTTAAATTGATTTGGGTCCGTTTCCATAATGACCAAGTCAGGTTTGATCCCCGCATCCAATATCTTTGTCAGTTGGAAATCGTAATATGCTGGCGTTGTTACTGCAGAAGAAAGATTATAAATCTCCCAATCTGGATAAAACGAAACCAATTCATCGTGATCAAAATAAAGAAGGCGAGAGGATCCCAAAATGATCATGATTTTTTTTGTTTTTGGGGAACCCACTCCCGGTTTTTCGGCGATTAGTTTTTCTAGAAAGTCTGATTTTGCTTTATAGTTAACTGCCGTTAAATCAATCTTGGTAATGGTTTGAATATAGGGGATTCGAAATATAGAATCTACCAAAAACAAAAATAGTAAAAGAATAACCGGGTAAAAAAGGAACCGCGCCTTGAGCATATCTGAAAGGAGAAAGGAAATGGATTTAATTGTAAAGCGAATTGAGATACCTCCCCCGTGCTTTCAGCCGAGGGAGAGGAAAGTTTAAGCGACTTGTGTGCGAGCGAGTTTACGTTTCTTTTTCAGATTGACAAACCAATCATCCGCATTGCGAACATGGCTTACCAATTTTTTTACATATTCCCTGTTTTCAGGATTCAAAATCTCACGCGCTTCTTGGATGATTTCTTCCACCGTTTTTACATGAAAGGTAAAATAACTAGTGAAGAGTTCGTAATATTCTCTATCAGTATTTTCCCAGTCCTTTGACTGAATGTCT of Leptospira mtsangambouensis contains these proteins:
- a CDS encoding PLU-1-like domain protein, producing MEYPELETYFQKLTDITDRIAMMNNHFDATPEIDIPQLSEFYADIQSKDWENTDREYYELFTSYFTFHVKTVEEIIQEAREILNPENREYVKKLVSHVRNADDWFVNLKKKRKLARTQVA